tgtgtgtgtgtgtgtgtgagggaccGTTAGGACTGCAGGAGCATTAGAGGAATACACAAAGTACGAGTGATGTAGGAACACCACAGATATGAGAGGAGGATAATTAGTCAAAATAGTGAGTAGCGAATATAACAATAACACTAGTTTATGATAGTAATGATAATCCTAAATATGATAAAGTTGTGTATATTGTGTCAGTCCTCAATATGATATTGATTTACATATTGACAACTAGATTATATATTTCCCAATGAATAAAATGTCTACCTTTAGTTTCTCTGTTCCATTCATCATTTCTGgtcaaattaaacttttaactTCATtatcagttagttagttagttttaCATTGCgtgtttacattattattattgttactacaGTTCTGATCCAACATGGCGGACGCACAGACGTAACGTAACGAAGCCATAGCAACCGGAGTGTTGTCCTTAGCAACCGGAGTGAGTCCATAGCAACCGGCAACTGGaagttaaaggaatagttcacccagaaatgaaaattcactcattatctactcgccTCTATGTCGATGGGGGAAAGTGTTTAAGTCCACACAACGCGTTTGTAGTTTCAGGGTAAACAGTGCAGCTGACTAGTGACTAGTTGCTGAAGACTCGTTAAAGATGAGAGACCACCggctcaaatcgtggcagcggcagctcgtagaGGCATCAAAGGCACCTGCAACAGCGTCATCAAAGGCACCTGCCACAGTGTAACGGCAGCTGACCCAGGGttctgttgacaccggaagtgTCGCTACTAGTTACCACAGTCACGAGCTGAGCTTGCCCTTACTGTGACAGCTTCAACAAACTTCTCTGCAGTGAATCTAGTGTAAACAACAGCAGCGTTAACTTTCTGTCCCCACGTGTTCACGATGGAGGAGGAAACGCAGTCTTCTACCAAACGTATTTTTATCAACGACGTGGACAAATACTCGTCCAGACACATCGCCAAGGTGAAGTGAAATAAACACGAACCGTGCGGGATTAACTGTTATTCGTCACTCTTTATTTAAACTAGTCTGATTTCCCCTCAACAGTTTCTATTCACGTGTTTGACCGAAGACAAAGTTGCTGGAGCCTCGTTTGAGATCAGAGGAACCGTTTCCTCCAGAGAGGAGTTCAGCTTCCCACTGGAGCGGTACAAAGTGAGTCAGGTGTCCATACGTGTGTGGTGTTAGATACTGCAGTTTGTGTACTTTCCAGGATTTACTGACACAAACAGAGGTGGAAAGTATGAACGATAAGATGAGATACTCCTTCATTAGTCCCAATTTGAAATATTACAGCAACAAGAGTCATAAATAGGCCTCAGTGAGTaataacatgcaatacttaagtgtaagggttataaagaaatatagaaaaatggAATGAAAACgaatatactgtatacagtAACAACTAGAAACATGTGCAGTGTGATAATAAAGTAGTTGTTAGCATGTACATAAATTCCAGGTGCCCTTATAGttacttgtactttacttgagttatttttacaatttaactaTTACAATTGTATTGCATTGTATTCTTAGCTTTCATTTAAAActtatatacataaataaatgtatttcttttttttatcatttctacATCATTGTCTTTGTTACTTTGCAGATTTAGGTTTTTATCCATAAAAAGTACATAATCATGTTCATACAATAACATTAATTACTATAGATTAAATAACGTAGTGAGTAAAGTAGTCGGccaaacacattaaaatgcagctgAAGTTAAGCGTCATTAatccaacaataaaataatataataataaacatgtaaCATGTATACAGAGCTTTTTAAAGGGCTTTGTCTGGttgaaacatgtttaaaacactTCAGGACAGAGGCTAATAAGATTGTGGGATAAAAGCACATTAatataacattaaaacacagcatttaaacaataacaataatataatgaaaCAGGCAATAGCAGATAGGCAATAAAATGTTGTACTAGAATGAataaaggctttttaaaaagaaataatacttaatagtacttttacttttacatttttgagaATATTTGAGTACAGGACTTACATTTGGAAGAGTATTATTTTGGTAAAGGATCTGAATAATTGTTCCACAACAGCACACAATTATGTCTCGTTCATAACACAAAGCTTGACAAGGTGCACAATCTCCTTCTGCAGTCGCCCACTCGGGAGGAGCTCCTGGAGCGGCTGCTGGAGTGTGATGTGGTCGTGTACAACATCTCAGAAAATGCAACACATAAGCAGCTTGAAGAGGCAACGTGGGCGTTAAAAGGTAAAGGAATGAGGTTGGATTATAATTCAGTGGACTGAAAGTTGGTTTTCTTTGTGCTCCATgtacatttcctctgtttttgtttcttataCAAAGCCCTGCATGCTGAGATGGGAAACTTCACGACCCACAAATTGTTCATCTTGGTCTCGACAGTGATGACCTGGGCCTTGACCAAGCCACAGAACATGGTGCGCCTGGAGAAAAACCTCTGCACGCTTTTGACTTGTCCTGTGCGTTAAATACAAAACCAGAGAGATTGATGATTATCATTTCTCTCCTCAGGAGGACACAGACGTTCTCATCACAGAACAAGAGTTCAGGAGAAGACGACCTCATCGCAGTTTCAAAAGCCACAACAACCTGGAGAAGCTCGTGCTCAAACTGGGCAAAGAGGTGGGTTTGAAAATCAGTATTGATGTATCGCATCCGGACGTTTCAGTGATGTCTCCGATTCATACTGTGGAGATAACTGCAAATGGAGAATGTCTGATTGACCCATAACTTTCCTCTGATTTCACAATTTCACAGAAAAAGTCCAAACTCACGGGTTATGTTGTAGGCAGTGGTCTTCAGTACGGAATGGGGGAGAATCTCTTTCACTACTTTTTCAAGGTAAATAAAACCGTCTTAACAATAGTGGGACAAAATACACTATATTTCTCAGTTTATTCTACGTGCACGATTTTCAATATCATCATTTTCTAGGTATCTTGGTTGATGATGTTGCCAAAAGTCCCCATATTTGGAGATGGCAAAAACCACATCCCCATGATTCACGTGTATGATCTTGCcgggtaatttttttttattaactctATTTctactcacaacacaaacatatgcaTCATAATACATCTATTCTTATGTGGAGAGGTGAactaaacttttattttttttccagagtgaTTCACAACATCATCGAACTGACTCCGAAGTCAAAGTACATCCTCGCTGTCGATGATTCTAAGACAACGCTGGAGGAAATTGTAAAGGTAATGATGGAGATACAAAGAAAACGGTCATTATATTGGTAGCGAGTGTTTCTGGTCAAagacacaagaaaataaaacatgacacaaatgattgatctctctctccgactcttCACCAGACGATAAGTGAGACACTTGGTCCCGGGAAAATTTACAATGTGCCAGAGCTGGAAGCCATCGCCATGGAGGCTTGTCAGGTAAATGCCATTATTGGAAAGCTACTTTTACAAACCAACATAGTTTTGCATGTGGTTAATTTCATCTGAAAAATGCAAGATGTCACTTTACAACTTAAAAATATTTGCTTTCTGACACAGTTAGAGCAATGTCAAGAATTATAGCTGCAATTATGACCCAGGAGAAAGACTCACCTGACAACATCGACATACAGATACAAACATTTACCCTCACATCATCactaatatacagtaaatatatataagttgGCTAAGAAAACAATATATCAGAATCTTGTCTGCGTTGTTTCTACAGTACGGTggtcacagacacaaagaaaccacCTGCTGTTACAGATGTAATGAACATCTGTACGATGTGCACGCACACAGCTGTGCATTCTGGCTTACTTTGAAGTTTACTGTATAAACCaaactgtttgtctgtctctgtcgcCTCAGCCCAGCGAGCTGGAGTACTTGGGCATCAACCTCAGCCTGgacattttcataataaaagacTCCTTCAACCTCCACTGGAAGGCTGAGGCTGGGATGGTTGAGAACATCGAGAGCATCGTGGAGGAATACAAAAACACCAGGCAGCTACTTGTGAGTGTTCAACTCATTCAGATGAGAGTCTCACACTGTTCCACTCCTGTTAGTACTAAATATATACAGGTCTTCAATGCAGCTACTGATACACTGCATGGAGATCGTGTTCAAGAGATCTCATGGTTGTTTTACACAGATAAAGTGTATTTAGAGATCTCCATCACTCTGATCTACAGCAGTCCTTCACTCAACAGATCCCAGATGTTCAGATTCTCTTGTCCTCTCTTTGTAGCCCATCAGGATCTGCCTGGGCGGACCTCCATCTGTGGGTAAAACCACGATCGCAAAGAAGCTCTGCAATCATTACAAGATCCACCACATCAAGATTAAGAAGATGATCGAGGAAAAGGTGGCGAAACTGGTGAGTAGGAGCCGAGAGTTTCTATTTGGGAACTAAAGGACAAATGCCGCCCTCTTGTGGAAGTGTTTTAATAGCAAGCAATGTAGCGAACGTGGAGATTTCAAGGCGTCAAATACGTATTCATCGttcatgttttgtattttacagaagGAGTTGGGGACTGGAGATGAAT
This window of the Hippoglossus stenolepis isolate QCI-W04-F060 chromosome 20, HSTE1.2, whole genome shotgun sequence genome carries:
- the LOC118099453 gene encoding adenylate kinase 7; this encodes MEEETQSSTKRIFINDVDKYSSRHIAKFLFTCLTEDKVAGASFEIRGTVSSREEFSFPLERYKSPTREELLERLLECDVVVYNISENATHKQLEEATWALKALHAEMGNFTTHKLFILVSTVMTWALTKPQNMEDTDVLITEQEFRRRRPHRSFKSHNNLEKLVLKLGKEKKSKLTGYVVGSGLQYGMGENLFHYFFKVSWLMMLPKVPIFGDGKNHIPMIHVYDLAGVIHNIIELTPKSKYILAVDDSKTTLEEIVKTISETLGPGKIYNVPELEAIAMEACQPSELEYLGINLSLDIFIIKDSFNLHWKAEAGMVENIESIVEEYKNTRQLLPIRICLGGPPSVGKTTIAKKLCNHYKIHHIKIKKMIEEKVAKLKELGTGDESEDESEEVASAARAQLDNINKSMEMHAGRLEDELIFEILQEKLNSKPCRNQGYVLDGFLKTYTQAKQIFHDDNPEEQDTTMKEPVFNKNITPEFVIALEATDDFLTQRVLGLPESVAEKTRCTHDEFLPRLKKYRQLSTAEEKLLDYFDEIEIYPEHIEVATDDPEYKEVMKQIIASVGPTKNYGLSPEEQEAERRKKEEEMRLRVAAENAEKKRRNKTALAEMAAQYEEWQKNLSEVRRQEEELMEAHSLPLRNYLMKHVMPALSEAMVECCKIKPEDPVDFLAEHLLKKNQG